The following coding sequences are from one Triticum dicoccoides isolate Atlit2015 ecotype Zavitan chromosome 4A, WEW_v2.0, whole genome shotgun sequence window:
- the LOC119288029 gene encoding uncharacterized protein LOC119288029 isoform X1: MRRDGKRRGRASRSGGGHGARRSARAVVRPWPPSASAQWRDVRAACFALMPWPAWDAASCCSNPNPSIAAAAPWMGGFYNSNDVPARRRQTHKHKPGRSWRRPRRARCVAIIGTSGGCRLRRCFQEERQSALSPSIGGTPDGNQAKGAGPMVLPAQHLRAWRLTRRKRPVVSHQIMMLSTARAEDSKAVDVGYGVSRDSGSGRNYHVGGRTRGTTQGHSKGSDCLPLLYRRP; this comes from the exons ATGAGAAGGGACGGGAAGAGAAGAGGGAGAGCGAGCAGgtcaggcggcggccatggcgctcGCAGATCCGCCAGAGCTGTTGTTCGACCCTGGCCTCCGAGTGCTTCTGCTCAGTGGCGTGACGTACGGGCTGCCTGCTTCGCGCTCATGCCATGGCCTGCTTGGGACGCCGCCTCCTGCTgctccaaccctaaccctagcattgctgctgctgctccat GGATGGGAGGGTTTTATAATTCTAATGATGTTCCAGCTAGGAGAAGGCAAACTCACAAACATAAGCCAG GCAGATCATGGAGGAGGCCGCGTCGGGCTCGCTGTGTTGCCATCATCGGGACGAGTGGAGGCTGCCGCTTGCGCAGATGCTTCCAGGAGGAGCGCCAGAGCGCATTGTCGCCATCGATAGGAGGAACACCAGACGGGAATCAAGCCAAG GGAGCTGGACCTATGGTGCTGCCAGCGCAGCACTTAAGGGCTTGGAGGTTGACAAGGCGAAAGAGGCCTGTTGTCAGCCACCAAATTATGATGTTGAGTACTGCCCGAGCGGAAGATAGCAAGGCGGTTGATGTAGGATATGGAGTAAGCAGAGATAGCGGCAGTGGACGCAACTACCACGTCGGTGGGCGCACCAGAGGCACAACACAAG GACATTCAAAAGGCAGTGACTGTTTGCCTCTGCTGTATCGACGACCCTGA
- the LOC119288029 gene encoding uncharacterized protein LOC119288029 isoform X2, translated as MRRDGKRRGRASRSGGGHGARRSARAVVRPWPPSASAQWRDVRAACFALMPWPAWDAASCCSNPNPSIAAAAPWMGGFYNSNDVPARRRQTHKHKPGRSWRRPRRARCVAIIGTSGGCRLRRCFQEERQSALSPSIGGTPDGNQAKDIQKAVTVCLCCIDDPDHVGQINKILLDVKREKHEALHL; from the exons ATGAGAAGGGACGGGAAGAGAAGAGGGAGAGCGAGCAGgtcaggcggcggccatggcgctcGCAGATCCGCCAGAGCTGTTGTTCGACCCTGGCCTCCGAGTGCTTCTGCTCAGTGGCGTGACGTACGGGCTGCCTGCTTCGCGCTCATGCCATGGCCTGCTTGGGACGCCGCCTCCTGCTgctccaaccctaaccctagcattgctgctgctgctccat GGATGGGAGGGTTTTATAATTCTAATGATGTTCCAGCTAGGAGAAGGCAAACTCACAAACATAAGCCAG GCAGATCATGGAGGAGGCCGCGTCGGGCTCGCTGTGTTGCCATCATCGGGACGAGTGGAGGCTGCCGCTTGCGCAGATGCTTCCAGGAGGAGCGCCAGAGCGCATTGTCGCCATCGATAGGAGGAACACCAGACGGGAATCAAGCCAAG GACATTCAAAAGGCAGTGACTGTTTGCCTCTGCTGTATCGACGACCCTGATCATGTTGGACAGATAAATAAGATATTACTAGATGTGAAG CGGGAGAAGCACGAGGCGCTGCACCTCTGA
- the LOC119284153 gene encoding uncharacterized protein LOC119284153, which yields MAPPPPPPAKCLTTVLDLDDDLLREVFLRLPGLPSLVRAALSCRTFLSAVRSSPAFFRSFRALHPSPFVGLFVQRRGFKPEPSSFDPHHTRPDLDFEAAARGGDFSLTALPLPDADGSEDGDEEEEYEEEEEDDEEEEASPVWEIERCCDGYVVVFNRRAKQIAAYNPLTRALHLYPPPPRLFSDATNFEFHIISSQEDPGVPPRVVCFAFDFFEFFQAKAVVHIISPDSSIKSKCRKFPGTGSGVTGKMVNGSVYWTHVREPYITVLDTATLKFTKMDLPPLLADQEGRECAFVFGNTKDGRPCIVYPDFCSLDVFFWRREDEYYDGGRNYWMLDHTLPLKTIRQFVKFSEGDDEFIIVRLMDVIDGIVYLRTEYDGCTEAPQLLLSFCLETGELKLICEDYHKPVRPYIMAWPPSLVQNDKGPCSKDEALSTPGPEGSDVKAGGGPTEPASVAKA from the exons atggcgccgccgccgccgccgccggcgaaatGCCTGACCACCGTGCTCGATCTCGACGATGACCTTCTCCGCGAGGTGTTCCTCCgcctccccggcctccctagcCTCGTCCGGGCCGCCCTCTCCTGCCGCACCTTCCTCTCCGCGGTCCGTTCCTCCCCGGCCTTCTTCCGCAGCTTCCGGGCTCTCCACCCGTCTCCCTTCGTCGGCCTCTTCGTCCAGCGCAGAGGCTTCAAGCCCGAGCCCTCCTCTTTCGACCCCCACCACACCCGCCCTGATCTCGACTTCGAGGCCGCTGCCCGCGGCGGCGATTTCTCCCTCACCGCCCTCCCACTCCCAGACGCCGACGGCAGCGAAGacggcgatgaggaggaggagtacgaggaagaagaagaagacgacgaggaggaggaggcctcgCCCGTGTGGGAGATTGAGCGGTGCTGCGACGGCTACGTGGTTGTCTTCAACCGGAGGGCCAAGCAGATAGCTGCCTACAACCCTCTCACCCGGGCGCTGCATCTCTATCCCCCGCCGCCCCGCCTTTTCTCCGACGCCACTAACTTCGAGTTCCACATTATCTCCTCCCAAGAGGACCCCGGCGTGCCACCCCGCGTGGTGTGTTTCGCTTTCGACTTCTTTGAGTTCTTTCAGGCCAAGGCGGTCGTCCACATCATCTCGCCGGACAGCAGCATCAAGTCCAAGTGCCGCAAGTTCCCTGGCACCGGGAGCGGGGTCACCGGCAAGATGGTGAATGGGTCTGTCTATTGGACGCACGTGAGGGAACCCTACATCACCGTGCTCGACACCGCGACGCTGAAGTTCACCAAAATGGATCTGCCGCCGCTCTTGGCGGATCAGGAAGGCCGTGAGTGTGCTTTTGTGTTTGGCAATACCAAGGATGGGAGGCCCTGTATCGTTTATCCAGATTTTTGCTCGCTTGATGTTTTCTTTTGGAGACGCGAGGACGAGTATTATGACGGCGGTCGCAATTACTGGATGCTGGACCACACATTACCCCTGAAAACGATTCGCCAGTTCGTTAAGTTCTCAGAAGGAGATGATGAATTTATCATTGTGCGGCTTATGGATGTTATCGATGGAATCGTGTACCTGCGTACTGAGTATGACGGGTGTACCGAGGCTCCTCAGTTGTTGCTATCCTTTTGTCTCGAAACAGGGGAGCTGAAATTGATCTGTGAAGATTATCACAAGCCTGTCCGTCCCTACATCATGGCGTGGCCTCCTTCTTTGGTACAAAATGATAAG GGTCCCTGTTCAAAAGATGAAGCTTTGTCTACTCCAGGACCTGAAGGAAGTGATGTGAAGGCCGGGGGTGGCCCAACAGAGCCTGCATCTGTTGCCAAAGCATAA